A single region of the Podospora pseudopauciseta strain CBS 411.78 chromosome 1, whole genome shotgun sequence genome encodes:
- a CDS encoding hypothetical protein (EggNog:ENOG503PA0B; COG:U) produces the protein MVTRLEVALDAQELAGDQRALLDLIDKLQFAQLDNVKLPQIVVVGDQSAGKSSVLEAITGTPFPRDAGACTRFATEIRLRRAPQASITVSVIPDKNRPFPEQERLRQFGGMVNTNMPFEQLMRSAVDMIAPKNIPGRFAARDILVVEKRGPDMPLLTLVDLPGLVRNANNDQSLEDIRTIEALSDRYMKSSRTIILAVVGGNSDYVQAPILTKARHFDPNGSRTIGVLTKPDLTESIGLEDKFIDLVMNKDKRNDFRLGWYVLLNPGPREAGQPWPTPEERRRVEDSFFNSGKWAQVPRNICGTRALMQKLSVQLQLHIGKHVHILRKQIQKALDDTNAELESLGIGKDTPEEMRIELVELFSASKELVIPAVYGFYKNPPKKTFFRVTADPRGTPAQNLRARASEENDRFSQRIRAQGRKLNFAMPPASGDLDDPAPINHAKREFVTSEVEMLLRQIRGTEFPMDAKPRAVYMLFQSYSENWPKLAQEHKDNLGVVCNEFLGELIDYAWPKRMREPLRRHFLDPQMKALMAKAQRELDLLMQDQNLEVQPYDPEYEERLRAWHIASSQNGARYTEAEEVLEKMLIYYELAAKTFIRNTIVQVVERHLLQGMYGIFNSVEVLGLSNEIVEAIAAENKETRDRRQTLKVQKKAIEEAKDICASLAMRKELRAYAEDAPEDGESTSDDEAPKPVRRSTSKRSRRSRQPSSGEFTPQPQPSRGYDDNTRYSQPPSQAPPPPSTHAPSTTYGPIRPEVTVETDHVPDTGYTTRPPQAAPPPPPRPGKVRDEEGRAYSPTSTTRTPRGAPEQYYTNGGGYSPNHPFGNDAVEFEASRRRKPVRS, from the coding sequence ATGGTCACCAGGCTAGAGGTCGCCCTGGACGCCCAGGAGCTGGCCGGAGACCAACGCGCTCTCCTCGATCTTATTGACAAGCTTCAGTTTGCCCAACTTGACAATGTCAAGCTCCCACagatcgtcgtcgtcggcgacCAGAGCGCCGGCAAGAGCTCCGTCCTCGAGGCTATCACCGGCACCCCTTTTCCACGAGATGCCGGCGCCTGTACCAGATTTGCAACCGAAATCAGGCTGAGGAGGGCACCACAAGCCAGCATCACAGTGTCTGTCATTCCCGACAAGAACAGACCATTTCCCGAgcaggagaggttgaggcaGTTTGGCGGAATGGTTAACACCAACATGCCGTTTGAGCAGCTCATGCGGTCGGCTGTCGACATGATTGCGCCAAAGAACATCCCCGGCCGCTTTGCTGCTCGAGATATCCTTGTGGTGGAGAAAAGGGGTCCTGATATGCCCCTTCTGACCCTCGTCGACTTGCCTGGCCTCGTTCGCAACGCCAACAACGACCAATCGCTCGAAGATATCCGAACTATCGAGGCCCTTTCCGATCGCTACATGAAGAGCTCTCGCACCATCATTCTGGCAGTCGTCGGCGGAAATTCGGATTACGTTCAAGCCCCTATTCTCACCAAGGCACGGCATTTCGATCCCAATGGGTCAAGAACCATTGGTGTGTTGACCAAGCCCGACCTTACCGAGTCGATTGGCCTCGAAGACAAGTTCATCGACCTCGTCATGAACAAGGACAAGAGAAACGATTTCCGCTTGGGCTGGTATGTTCTCCTGAACCCCGGACCCCGAGAGGCCGGCCAGCCATGGCCCACCCCGGAGGAGAGACGTCGGGTAGAGGATTCCTTCTTTAACAGCGGAAAATGGGCCCAAGTCCCACGTAACATTTGTGGCACAAGGGCATTGATGCAGAAGCTCAGcgtccagctccagcttcaCATCGGAAAGCACGTCCATATCTTGCGCAAGCAGATCCAAAAGGCACTTGACGACACCAACGCCGAACTCGAATCCCTAGGCATCGGCAAGGACACCCCGGAGGAGATGCGGATTGAGCTCGTTGAACTCTTCTCGGCATCCAAGGAACTTGTCATTCCAGCTGTATACGGCTTCTACAAGAACCCTCCGAAGAAGACCTTCTTCAGAGTTACTGCCGACCCGAGAGGCACGCCAGCGCAGAACCTCCGCGCCCGTGCTAGCGAAGAAAATGACCGCTTTTCGCAAAGAATCAGGGCCCAGGGCCGCAAGCTCAACTTCGCCATGCCCCCCGCATCAGGAGACCTCGACGATCCTGCTCCGATTAACCATGCTAAGCGAGAGTTTGTGACTAGCGAGGTTGAAATGTTGCTACGACAGATCCGCGGTACTGAATTCCCAATGGACGCCAAACCCCGAGCTGTTTACATGCTCTTCCAGAGTTACTCGGAGAACTGGCCCAAGCTGGCCCAAGAGCACAAGGACAACCTAGGCGTTGTTTGCAACGAGTTTCTCGGTGAGCTTATCGACTATGCTTGGCCGAAGCGCATGCGCGAGCCGCTCCGGCGTCATTTCCTCGACCCCCAAATGAAGGCTCTGATGGCCAAAGCCCAGCGCGAACTGGATCTCCTCATGCAAGACCAGAACCTCGAGGTCCAACCCTACGACCCTGAGTACGAGGAGCGCTTGCGAGCCTGGCACATCGCCAGCTCACAAAATGGTGCCCGGTACACGGAAGCCGAAGAAGTGCTCGAGAAGATGCTTATCTACTATGAGCTCGCTGCCAAGACCTTCATCCGCAATACCATTGTCCAGGTTGTCGAGAGACATCTGCTTCAGGGCATGTACGGCATCTTCAACTCGGTCGAAGTCTTGGGCTTGAGCAACGAGATTGTCGAGGCTATCGCTGCCGAGAACAAGGAGACAAGGGATCGGAGACAGACATTGAAGGTCCAGAAGAAGGCCATCGAAGAGGCCAAGGATATCTGTGCCAGTCTTGCCATGCGCAAGGAGCTCAGGGCATACGCCGAGGATGCACCCGAAGATGGCGAGTCGACGTCCGATGATGAGGCTCCCAAGCCAGTACGTCGAAGCACCAGCAAACGGTCAAGACGCTCGCGACAGCCCTCCAGTGGGGAGTTCACGCCACAGCCGCAACCAAGCAGAGGGTACGATGACAACACTAGATACTCtcagcccccctcccaggctcctccaccaccatccactCATGCCCCGAGCACCACTTACGGGCCCATCAGACCGGAAGTGACTGTGGAGACTGATCATGTTCCAGACACTGGATACACGACACGGCCACCTCAGGcagcgcctcctccgccgccccgGCCGGGAAAAGTGAGGGATGAAGAAGGTCGCGCGTATTCTCCAACCTCGACTACTCGCACCCCGCGGGGCGCTCCCGAGCAGTACTACACTAACGGCGGAGGTTATTCCCCGAACCATCCCTTCGGTAACGATGCTGTGGAGTTTGAGGCctcgagaaggagaaagcCTGTAAGGAGTTAA